A window from Desertifilum tharense IPPAS B-1220 encodes these proteins:
- a CDS encoding rhomboid family intramembrane serine protease — MIPIRDRLPPPRTPFLVYGLIGFNVALFLWEIQLEFAGKLSEVILNWGIIPAQVTQIFSDAVSSGNPAAWFFLVMSIGGIFPALFLHSSYTQILGNLIYLWVFGRRVESVLGWGNLLGLYLGSGFLVGILQILAEPNLTTPLVGSNGAIAAILGAYLLCFPKAKIETILPLIIVFIPIELPALFFLFWWFVQQAFYGVGELNIEGAVNAFSIAYLIQGTGLILGALGVYWKKGRVLQLTQNASLQKLILPNRDRPLSERSDLGHKSVD; from the coding sequence ATGATTCCCATTCGCGATCGATTGCCGCCCCCGCGAACGCCATTTCTAGTCTATGGTCTAATTGGGTTCAATGTCGCTTTATTTTTATGGGAAATCCAGCTAGAATTTGCGGGAAAACTCAGCGAAGTCATTCTCAATTGGGGAATTATCCCCGCACAAGTCACCCAGATATTTAGCGATGCGGTTTCGAGTGGAAACCCGGCGGCGTGGTTTTTCCTGGTAATGTCCATTGGGGGTATCTTTCCAGCTTTATTTCTCCACAGCAGCTACACCCAAATTTTAGGGAATCTCATCTATCTATGGGTTTTCGGGAGGCGAGTCGAGAGTGTTTTAGGTTGGGGAAACTTGCTGGGTTTGTATCTGGGAAGCGGCTTTTTAGTAGGAATTCTCCAGATTTTAGCAGAACCCAACTTAACAACGCCGTTAGTGGGTAGCAATGGCGCGATCGCAGCTATTTTAGGCGCTTACCTTCTCTGCTTCCCCAAGGCAAAGATTGAAACAATTTTACCACTCATTATTGTCTTTATCCCCATCGAGTTACCCGCTTTATTTTTCTTGTTTTGGTGGTTCGTGCAACAAGCCTTTTATGGAGTAGGAGAACTCAATATAGAGGGTGCTGTAAATGCGTTTAGTATCGCCTATCTCATCCAAGGTACAGGCTTGATTTTAGGAGCATTGGGGGTTTACTGGAAGAAGGGGCGAGTGCTACAATTAACCCAAAATGCAAGTTTGCAGAAGCTAATTTTACCTAATCGCGATCGCCCTCTCTCAGAACGCTCCGATCTAGGTCATAAATCGGTTGATTAG
- a CDS encoding phosphatase PAP2 family protein, producing MRTQLFSLISTIRVVGLAIAAFAMWLFATLAEDVLDKETHALDTAILLALQRIHTPLLDQVMEGITFLGEPDVLLVVSLLLGGILLWRNHRSQATILAIAGVGAVGLNYWLKILFARDRPALWDRVIDVRFYSFPSGHAMISFAIYGAIAYLAITHYPRWRWLIITFTSLLILAIGFSRLYFGVHWPTDIVAGYTAGLIWLIACIFSREVWRTYRGLEQSPTEQMKSS from the coding sequence ATGAGAACTCAGCTATTTTCCCTGATTTCTACGATCCGCGTGGTTGGGTTGGCGATCGCAGCTTTCGCGATGTGGCTGTTTGCTACCCTCGCCGAGGATGTGTTAGACAAGGAAACCCATGCGCTAGATACTGCTATTTTACTGGCTTTACAACGCATTCATACTCCCTTGCTCGACCAAGTGATGGAGGGAATCACGTTTTTGGGAGAACCGGATGTGTTGCTGGTGGTTTCTCTGCTGTTAGGGGGTATTTTGTTGTGGCGCAACCATCGTTCCCAAGCCACGATTTTAGCGATCGCTGGAGTGGGTGCTGTGGGTCTAAACTATTGGTTAAAGATTCTGTTTGCTAGAGATCGTCCGGCGCTATGGGATCGGGTGATTGATGTCCGATTTTATAGTTTTCCTAGCGGTCATGCGATGATCTCGTTTGCGATCTATGGTGCGATCGCCTATTTAGCTATTACCCATTATCCCCGTTGGCGCTGGCTAATTATCACGTTTACCAGTTTACTGATTTTGGCGATTGGTTTTAGCCGCTTATATTTTGGCGTTCACTGGCCGACTGATATTGTAGCAGGCTACACGGCGGGGTTAATTTGGTTGATTGCTTGCATCTTCAGCCGAGAGGTTTGGCGTACCTACAGAGGCTTAGAACAATCTCCTACAGAACAAATGAAGTCTTCTTAA